In Lytechinus variegatus isolate NC3 chromosome 18, Lvar_3.0, whole genome shotgun sequence, a single genomic region encodes these proteins:
- the LOC121432092 gene encoding tachykinin-like peptides receptor 99D has translation MESIVNVTADSPVESHPGFVGVFSFNFSATHTASVESVICWSILASSIMAIAGAGNIIVIWIVLTNPRMRTVTNYFLLNLAVADTMIATIDMPSMFTYIVTENWPFGLVGCRIAKFVANLSAVASILSLMAVTVDRFRAIVHPLLPRLPKRVIIGSVISIWIVAAAWTSPRFFFARQYKFIYSDGTERVHCYIIWPPDGQPYGSYDVA, from the coding sequence ATGGAAAGCATCGTTAATGTAACAGCTGATTCCCCTGTTGAATCGCATCCAGGATTTGTAGGTGTCTTCTCCTTCAACTTCAGCGCTACCCATACGGCTAGCGTCGAATCTGTCATCTGTTGGAGTATCCTCGCCAGCTCCATCATGGCCATCGCTGGGGCAGGGAACATCATCGTCATCTGGATCGTCCTAACCAACCCGAGAATGAGGACGGTAACGAACTATTTCCTCCTGAACCTTGCAGTCGCGGACACAATGATAGCCACAATTGACATGCCATCTATGTTCACTTACATCGTTACAGAGAACTGGCCCTTCGGACTTGTCGGCTGCAGGATTGCCAAGTTTGTGGCGAATCTGTCAGCAGTGGCTAGTATCCTGTCCTTGATGGCTGTGACCGTTGACCGATTCCGCGCCATAGTTCATCCGCTCCTACCTCGGCTACCTAAACGGGTCATTATTGGATCGGTCATATCTATCTGGATTGTAGCAGCAGCGTGGACAAGCCCGAGGTTCTTCTTTGCTCGCCAGTACAAGTTCATCTACTCAGATGGAACGGAAAGGGTGCATTGTTACATCATATGGCCACCCGATGGCCAACCCTACGGATCTTATGATGTAGCGTGA